A window of Paraburkholderia sp. ZP32-5 genomic DNA:
CGGCGAGTTCTATTTCATGGAGATGAACACGCGTCTGCAGGTCGAGCATCCGGTCACCGAGATGGTGACGGGGCAGGACCTCGTCGAATGGCAACTACGTGTCGCGGCGGGCGAACCGTTGCCGCTGATGCAGGATCAGTTGAAGCTCGACGGCCATGCGATCGAAGCGCGCATCTACGCCGAGCATCCGGCGCGCGGCTTCCTGCCGTCGACCGGCACGCTCAAGCATCTGCGCATGCCGGAAGGCGTCGAGTTCGCGATCGACGCGGCCGGGCTCGGCGAGCCGGGCCGTAAGGCGCCGGTGCGTATCGACAGCGGCGTGCGCGAGGGCGATACGATCACGCCGTTTTACGATCCGATGATCGCGAAGCTGATCGTGCATGGCGCGACGCGTGAGGAAGCACTGGCGCGGCTGTCGCGCGCGCTGCATGCGTGCGAGGTGGTCGGGCCGCATACGAACGTCGAGTTCTTGCAGCGGATCGTCGCGAGCGAGCCGTTTGCGAGCGGCGATCTCGATACCGGTTTGATCGAGCGTCATCACGATGCGCTGTTCGCGCCGGCCAACAAGCCGTTCAAGGAAGCGCTGGCGCTCGCGTGCGCCGCGCTGCTGACGCGCGAGGGCGGCACTGCGCACGGCGCGTCGCCGTGGGATGCGTTGTCGCACTGGCGCGTCAATAGCGGCTATACGCAAACGCTCGGCTGGCGCGCGATCGACGACAGCGCCCGCGACGACAGCGACGACGCGTTCACCGTCGTATTCGCGCGCAATGGCGACACGCAGTCGCTCGAACACGACGGCGTGCGCGAAGACTTCACATGGTCGGCCGGCACGGGCGCGCATGAATTCCGCGCGACGATCGGCGATGCGCGCGTGACCGGGCGCGTGTTCGTCGATGGCGACAGGTTCCATGTGTTCTGTCATGGCGAGACCTTGGCGTTCGAGTGGCAGAACCTGCTCGCGCATGCCGGCGATATTGAGGGCGGCGAAGGACGGTTGACCGCGCCGATGCCGGGCAAGGTGATCGCGGTGCTGGTGGAGCCGGGCGCGGTGGTCGAGAAGGGCACGCCGCTGATCGTGATGGAAGCGATGAAGATGGAGCACACGATCGGCGCGCCGGCGGCGGGTACCGTGGCCGAGGTGCTGTATGCGGTGGGCGATCAGGTGACGGATGGTGCGCAGTTGCTGGTGCTTGATGTGGGGTGAGTTGGGGAGTGGGGATGCGTCGGCTGATTGGTTGGGGGAGGGGTGGTTGAGGGTTTGCGGTTGGGGTGGGATTTGAGGTTGGGTCTGGTGGGTGCCGTGTGTTGAAGGTGGTTGGACGCTGTCGGCGTCCTGGCTGGTGGTTGTGACGCTGGTGGATGACGAGGAGGTGATCGGGTAGGCGGGCAAGTGAGGCGAATCAAATCAGGCCAGACGCGCGTACCCCGCGGCGCGCGCTTCACTTTCCATCTGGCGGATACGCGCGTAGTCGGCGAGCGGCAGCGTCGAAAAACCTGTTAGACGCAGGCGCCGTGCGCGCTCGGGCCGGACCGTCAGCGTGTCGTTCAGTGCGTCGCGCAGCGCCGCGATCGTGGTCGGCGGCACGTTGGCTGCCGCGATCAACGGCAAACCCGGCGACGCGGCGGTCATGCCGATCGCGCGAACTCGCATCGCCAGTTCCGGCAACACATCGCGAACGAAAGCGAACGTCACGCAGTCGATTGCGGCGATGTCCGCGCGATCGTCGGCGACCGCGCGCAGCGAGCCGAGATGCGAGCCGGTGCGCAGCACGGTGCCGAAGAACATGCCGGCGCGAGCGAGCGGCGCGACCGCGTGACGAAACGCATTCATACCGCTGTTCGAATCGTCCTGGTTGTAGGCGGCGCGTGCGCCGCGGCAGGACGCGAGCGTGTCGAACTGTGCGTCGGCGCGCGTGATCAGCACGCTCGAATAATGCGCGCCGTCGCAGCCCGGCGCATCGAAGCAGGGCGTCGCGACCAGTTGGACCTGCTCGTGCAGGCCGCGCATCAGCGGATAGCCGCAGGTTTGCGAAATCAGCAGATTCGGACGCCGCCAGAAGCCGTGCAATTCCTCGTCCGGTTCGACGATGCGGCACGCGGGTTTCACCCGGCGTAGCACGTCGTCGAGCCACTCGCGCCACTCGAGGTCGAGCGCGGGTGTGACGTTGTACATAGGCAGGGCGGCGATCCAGGTCATTGCACGCGATTCGGACTAATGTCTGACCATCTTGAATTCGTCGAGCCCGAGCCGTACCGATTCGGTCGGCACGAACCTCCATTTCTGCGCGGCGACCGACAGGATTTCGTCCTGCGCGTCCTCGAACGCAACCAGCAGGTCCTGCCTGCGGTTGCTCACCGCGCCGCAGAAAGCCACCAGTGCCTCCGCGCTCACTTCGAAAATCTGCGCACGATCGTCGCAGCACACGCGGAACGCGACCGTCTCGCTTTCCGTCACACAGGGCCGAAACCCTTCATCGACATAGACCGACATGGCGAACTCCTTCGGACGCCCGAAACGACAGAATGACAAACCGCGAATGCCGGGTATGTTAGAGAACCGGCATTTACGGCGAAATGCCCGGTGCCGTGGTTCACACGGCAGGCCGGTCGCTGGCTGAACGTATGCCAGAAGCTGGCCGGGACAGCTCGTGTGGAGCCGGGGCCAGGACCACGGTGGAGAACCATGGCCGGAACAAAGCCGGTCGCGGCCAGCGCCGCGAGCAGGCAATGACTTGAATGGGCGCTCGACAGGCTTCCGGGTAGACCCTGAATGACGGTTCGAGCGAGCGGCCTGACACTGTTCGGAAGGCGCTTAAATCGACTCCAGAAGTGATACACGAACTGCCCGCGCGACCTGTCCTAGGCCTGCCTGCAAAAGCGAACCGTGCCGCGGTTCTTTCCTGCGCGGTTCGCACCGGTCTCGGACGCTGTTTGGAATTTTCCCTTCAACTTTGCTGCTTACGCTCAGCTCGCCGTACTCCGCTGACCAGCCGCGCGTTAGCATCCACTTTACGATCTCCACGCGTTTCGTGCAGGCGATAGTTCGGGCCTACCGCGTGCATCGCGTGCGATGCACGGGAAGGCTTGCGGCTTGCGCGGTGTGCGGAAGAGCTGAGCGAGTGTGTTTTGACACTGGCAAGTACTAAAAGTTGACCCTCCGATTTGCCTGACGAACGGCTTGACCATTGCTGATCAAATCCTGTTGAGCTTCGATCAGCTTGCTTCGTCGTGAAGCCCCGCGCCGTGCCTGCCGAGCACGACATGGCGCGCCAACTCAGCCACGACACGGAGCGCAAACACGTCGCGCGTTCATTCCATCGCTGCAACGTCGGGACTTCGTGGTGGCGCTACGGCACTGGCCTGCGTTCCCGCGAAATTGAGCCGCCGGATCAACAGCCCCAGCGTGGTTGCCTGAATCAGAAGGCTGAATACGACCACCAGATAAGTAACGCCGATCAACATTTCACGCCCATGAAATTCCGGCAACGACAGCGCGAGCGCGATCGAAATGCCGCCGCGTAGCCCGCCCCAGGTCAGCACGACCGTCGAATGTGGATTGAGCCGGCGGAAATTCTGCAGCGCGAGCAACGGGATCGCGACGCTGACGCCGCGCGCGATGAGCACGACCGGAATCGCCGCGAGTCCGAGCCACACGATATGGATGCGCAGCGATAGCGCGATGATTTCGAGCCCAATCAGGCCGAACAGCAGCAGGTTCAGCAGTTCGTCAAGCAGGTCCCAGAAGTTGAACAGATGCTCGCGAGTCTTCTCCGACATCGACGTGAGCGCGCCATGATTGCCGATCACGAGCCCGATGATGACGACCGCGAGCGGCGCCGAAACATGCAGTGCTTCCGCGAGACTGTAGCCACCGGTGGCAAGCGCCAGCGTGATCAGAATTTCGACCGGATAGCTGTCGATGCCACGCAGCAGCAGCGATGCGCCGAAGCCGAGTACCACGCCGAGCACCAGCGCGCCCGCGACTTCGCGGAACAGTTCGAGCGCGACCGCGTTGACGGAGAACTCGTTCGCGCCGCTCGCGAGCCCGACCAGCGTGACGAACGCGACGACCGCGGTGCCGTCATTGAACAACGACTCGCCGGTGATCTTGGTTTCGAGGCTTTCAGGCGCCGCCGCGCGCTTGAGCACGCTCAGCACCGCGATCGGATCGGTCGGCGAAATCAGCGCGCCGAACGTCAGACACCACAGCAGACTGATCGGATGACCGAGCCATTGCGCGACGTAGAAAAAGCCGAAACCGACCACCGCGACCGAAATCAGCACGCCCACCGTGGCCAGCATCAGCACCGCGCGCCGCTGCGTGCGCATCTTCGACAGATCGACGTGCAACGCACCGGCAAACAACAGCAGACTGAGCAGCCCGTGAAACACGATGTCCGCGAAATCGACCTGCACGACGATCTTGCGCGCGGCGACCGCCATCGCGGGATAGTAAAAGCCGAGCGCCGAAATAGCGAGGCAGACGACGAGCCCCACCGCGGTGATGCCGAGCGTGTCGGGCAGCTTGATGAACCGGTAGTTGATGACGCCGAACAGCGCGACGATGGTGAACAGCACACCTGTGATCTGGAATACGCTCATCGTAATTTAATTCGAGACGGCATCTGGAACGACACAGCTACTTCGGTTGATAAAAGATCGAGATATCCGCGTGGACGGGTAAAAGCCGTTCAACACGATGATTGCTTGATTCAACCTGGTAGACCGCGTCGGCCGGACACTGCGTCTTTTTAATCGGACCGCAGCAACGCCGCTCGCGGCGCACGCTACGAACGGATGGTGGCAAGCCGCGCTGGATGCGGTACTCACCGTCGGATCGCCACGAAATGAAATGACTATACTCGGACCGGGCTTGAGCGAGCCGAGTTCCGGTTTGACGGTTTATATCCGGCTATCTTCTATTTCAAGAAATTTTATTTCGAGACAATTCGACTGCCGACGGACAGCGCAATTGACCAGTCTTTGCTTCGACTAGATTTGAGATTTGCTGCGGGTAGCGGTTTGAGATCCGACGACGGCAACACACGGAAAGTCATGGCCACCACGCGCGCCTACGTGTGACGGTTCCTCTATGCCACCTCGGTGCGGTGCTTTTCGTCCGCTCGCTGCGCTTGACGGGCTATTGTCGACCGCTTGCAACGAATTGTGTGTAAAACAACAGCTTTGACCTTTCTTTACACCGAATCCTTCGCTAAATCGTTATAGTGCGTTCGATATCTCTAAAATGGCCACGAAGTAGAACGGAGAAGTGCGCACCCGGTTCGATATGCAATCACGACAAACGAACACAATTGCGCGACTTGAGGTGTTGATCACTCGGGTCAAGCGAACCGTGGATGAAGAAGAAAGCGGGGTCGATAATGATTATTCGAAAATCTATTTTGTTTATCGGTAGTTTCGCGATTGCCGCCGCGGCAATATCGGCTTACGTCAACCTGACGGCGAATGGGCAGGCCGACGCGGTCGCGCAACCTCACTGGATGATCGCGCTGCATATCGGCTCGGCATTTGTGGGTGCGCTTTTGCTGGCGAATTTTATTGCCGGCAGTCCCGCGGCGTTGCAGGGGCCCACGGAAAAATCGAGTTACGGAGTCGGCATGGTGCCTCGTGTCGGCGCGGTGAAATTCTTTATCCCAGGCAAAAACAGTTTCTTTTCCAGCCGGCGCAGTATTCAGCTGATTGGCGTGCTGCTCTGTCTGATGCTGCAGTTCATCTCCGTTGCCGGCACGGCGGACGACGGCAATCCCGATCATCGCCAACCGCCTGCCCGGATGAATGCGACAGCCGGCACATTGGCAACCTGAATGACTTTCGGATGCTAAAAAATAAGCCTCGAAAGCAAACAGGCAATCGAGGCTTCTGAAGGACAGGTTCCAACGCCTGTCCGGGAGAGTCGATCGGACCCGTGATCGACGGCT
This region includes:
- a CDS encoding acetyl/propionyl/methylcrotonyl-CoA carboxylase subunit alpha; translation: MFNKILIANRGEIACRVAATCKRLGIASVAVYSDADANAKHVAACDEAVHIGGSTAAESYLRIERIIEAARATGAQAVHPGYGFLSENEDFAHACAAAGIVFIGPPVEAIAAMGSKAAAKALMHAAAVPLVPGYHGDDQDPQLLQREADAIAYPVLLKASAGGGGKGMRVVERSADFAAALQSCKREAASSFGNDRVLIEKYLMRPRHVEVQVFADRHGGAVYLFDRDCSVQRRHQKVLEEAPAPGLAADVKRAMGEAAVAAARAVNYVGAGTVEFIMTPGGEFYFMEMNTRLQVEHPVTEMVTGQDLVEWQLRVAAGEPLPLMQDQLKLDGHAIEARIYAEHPARGFLPSTGTLKHLRMPEGVEFAIDAAGLGEPGRKAPVRIDSGVREGDTITPFYDPMIAKLIVHGATREEALARLSRALHACEVVGPHTNVEFLQRIVASEPFASGDLDTGLIERHHDALFAPANKPFKEALALACAALLTREGGTAHGASPWDALSHWRVNSGYTQTLGWRAIDDSARDDSDDAFTVVFARNGDTQSLEHDGVREDFTWSAGTGAHEFRATIGDARVTGRVFVDGDRFHVFCHGETLAFEWQNLLAHAGDIEGGEGRLTAPMPGKVIAVLVEPGAVVEKGTPLIVMEAMKMEHTIGAPAAGTVAEVLYAVGDQVTDGAQLLVLDVG
- a CDS encoding phosphate/phosphite/phosphonate ABC transporter substrate-binding protein, giving the protein MTWIAALPMYNVTPALDLEWREWLDDVLRRVKPACRIVEPDEELHGFWRRPNLLISQTCGYPLMRGLHEQVQLVATPCFDAPGCDGAHYSSVLITRADAQFDTLASCRGARAAYNQDDSNSGMNAFRHAVAPLARAGMFFGTVLRTGSHLGSLRAVADDRADIAAIDCVTFAFVRDVLPELAMRVRAIGMTAASPGLPLIAAANVPPTTIAALRDALNDTLTVRPERARRLRLTGFSTLPLADYARIRQMESEARAAGYARLA
- a CDS encoding DUF1488 family protein, yielding MSVYVDEGFRPCVTESETVAFRVCCDDRAQIFEVSAEALVAFCGAVSNRRQDLLVAFEDAQDEILSVAAQKWRFVPTESVRLGLDEFKMVRH
- a CDS encoding cation:proton antiporter gives rise to the protein MSVFQITGVLFTIVALFGVINYRFIKLPDTLGITAVGLVVCLAISALGFYYPAMAVAARKIVVQVDFADIVFHGLLSLLLFAGALHVDLSKMRTQRRAVLMLATVGVLISVAVVGFGFFYVAQWLGHPISLLWCLTFGALISPTDPIAVLSVLKRAAAPESLETKITGESLFNDGTAVVAFVTLVGLASGANEFSVNAVALELFREVAGALVLGVVLGFGASLLLRGIDSYPVEILITLALATGGYSLAEALHVSAPLAVVIIGLVIGNHGALTSMSEKTREHLFNFWDLLDELLNLLLFGLIGLEIIALSLRIHIVWLGLAAIPVVLIARGVSVAIPLLALQNFRRLNPHSTVVLTWGGLRGGISIALALSLPEFHGREMLIGVTYLVVVFSLLIQATTLGLLIRRLNFAGTQASAVAPPRSPDVAAME